GCCTTATCGGAGTTATATGACCTATACGGTAGTTACGTATATGGTATGGCGATGCGCGTTTTGCAAAACGTCTCCCTCGCTGAAGAAGCCACACAAGATACCTTTATGAAGGTGTGGCGCGAGGCCAACAGTTGGGACCCCAACCGAGGCAAGCTTGTTTCCTGGCTGATGACGATCGCACGTTATACAGCGATCGACCACCTACGGCGCGAAAAAAGGCTCCAGCCAGATCAATCTGTGGCGATGGAAGATATGCTCAATTTATTGGGTACACCAGGCATGCGCGACCGCAACGATTTACACGATAGCGCCCTGTTAAAGAACTTAATGCAGGAACTCCCCCCACAGCAAATCGAAGCTATTGAACTAGCATTCTTCCAGGGGATGACACATCAGGACATAGCAGACCATTTAAGCGAACCATTAGGTACAATAAAGAGCCGTATTCGTTATGGCTTGCAGACGTTGCGGGGTAAGTGGTTACAGGCCACCAGTGAATAGGCTATGAGATGGTAGCTGTTAGATGCCTGTTAGATGAGCGGAGAAATTTGAATCTAAACCACATGGTATTGACGTAATTCATTGTAAGAACATCATGATAGCAAATGGGTCAAGCCATTTTCGGGAAGTATTATGAGTCAGTATCGATCAGGTCATTCAACGGTCAAAACAGATTGCGATGAACTGCGCGACTTATTGCCAGCTTATAGC
The Phototrophicus methaneseepsis DNA segment above includes these coding regions:
- a CDS encoding RNA polymerase sigma factor, which codes for MTNVRQNIMSASMPPDEIALMKRIKAQDENALSELYDLYGSYVYGMAMRVLQNVSLAEEATQDTFMKVWREANSWDPNRGKLVSWLMTIARYTAIDHLRREKRLQPDQSVAMEDMLNLLGTPGMRDRNDLHDSALLKNLMQELPPQQIEAIELAFFQGMTHQDIADHLSEPLGTIKSRIRYGLQTLRGKWLQATSE